A genomic stretch from Thermomonospora umbrina includes:
- a CDS encoding SRPBCC family protein, with protein MGTVSREIAIDAAPEKVWDAISDFVNGPLRMGPGVFTGSRLVEPGVRELTFADGTVARERLISRDEQARRMVWGWIGDEVEHDNTSMQVFADGTERSRLVWTHDTLPDELTGWLSTAMDQLLPVFQKALRSPGEAQRP; from the coding sequence ATGGGAACGGTCAGCAGGGAGATCGCCATCGACGCGGCACCGGAGAAGGTCTGGGACGCGATCAGTGACTTCGTCAATGGGCCGCTGCGGATGGGGCCGGGCGTGTTCACGGGCAGCAGGCTGGTGGAGCCCGGCGTCCGGGAGCTCACGTTCGCCGACGGCACGGTCGCGAGGGAGCGGCTGATCTCACGCGACGAGCAGGCCCGGCGGATGGTGTGGGGATGGATCGGCGACGAGGTCGAGCACGACAACACCTCGATGCAGGTCTTCGCCGACGGCACCGAGCGGAGCCGGCTGGTCTGGACTCACGATACGTTGCCCGACGAGCTGACCGGCTGGCTCTCCACCGCCATGGACCAACTGCTGCCGGTCTTCCAGAAGGCGCTCAGGTCGCCGGGTGAGGCTCAGAGGCCATAG
- a CDS encoding site-specific integrase: MFKQDTKQHDPRRCGCTLHQLRHSRLTHLAEDGWSAPMLMALSGHENIRSLAIYTNVSTEAVGAALAQQDPARRHC, encoded by the coding sequence CTGTTCAAACAGGACACCAAGCAGCACGACCCCCGCCGCTGCGGATGCACCCTCCACCAGCTCCGCCACTCCCGGCTGACCCATCTCGCCGAGGACGGCTGGTCAGCCCCGATGCTCATGGCACTGTCCGGCCACGAGAACATCCGCAGTCTGGCGATCTACACCAACGTCAGCACCGAAGCCGTCGGCGCTGCCCTGGCTCAGCAAGACCCCGCACGCCGCCACTGCTAA
- a CDS encoding tellurite resistance TerB family protein: protein MAFWDKFRESAQTMQTQLMAKKNELKSGAFRDASMAMCALVAAADGTVDQSERQRTASLIASNDVLQNFAADDLQRRFNAYVDKLTADFASGKVSVLQDIGKASKKPAEARAVIQIGIIIGGADGHFDDNEKATVREACRALGLAPAEFDL from the coding sequence ATGGCTTTTTGGGACAAGTTCCGCGAATCGGCGCAGACGATGCAGACCCAGCTCATGGCCAAGAAGAACGAGCTGAAAAGCGGTGCGTTCCGCGACGCGAGCATGGCGATGTGCGCCCTGGTCGCCGCCGCCGACGGCACCGTCGACCAGTCCGAGCGGCAGCGCACCGCCTCCCTCATCGCCTCCAACGACGTCCTGCAGAACTTCGCCGCCGACGACCTGCAGCGCCGCTTCAACGCCTACGTCGACAAGCTGACCGCCGACTTCGCCTCCGGCAAGGTCAGCGTCCTGCAGGACATCGGCAAGGCGAGCAAGAAGCCCGCCGAGGCCCGTGCCGTCATTCAGATCGGCATCATCATCGGTGGCGCCGACGGCCACTTCGACGACAACGAGAAGGCCACCGTCCGCGAAGCGTGCCGTGCCCTGGGACTGGCCCCCGCAGAATTCGACCTCTAG
- a CDS encoding helicase-associated domain-containing protein: MTGTPLRDRLAALEQHALAEVLAARADVCGPTEPGGWNDLAHRLEQRPSVERALGRLTRPSLQVAKIAAQLGRNATRESITTVLGGPGAAVDEALTALERHALVWPGHGGVLDVAGPLRERWPTPSEVLWSAPFDPFPPRLPTVPVDRERVEATAAARLGEFVGHAAKTLIECARLPLHVFKTAGLQPRALRRVRDAAGCDEASARLVLACAKRAGLFVVDGERLGLSPGGDAFTHLPPGEQAARLLSAWWLLESAPTRTRSDDGGRLHPLSAKAACDGCAEVRHELISVLREVPEGQGVHAPKDLAGALGWRRPLACDHRPHGPLTREAVLLGLVAHGALSSFGAFLAAGDHAGLVRRASQLLPAFSEHATIGPGFMVTVRGTPSRRLAKELDAVADGFVGPVWRIGDDSLRRALESGLGAADIEARLAANSAEPLPPSLRSKIAKVAGGHVPPPRLREVPATCVFHGTDHELLARAARHPALQGLGVRLLSPGVLIATGPRESVLAALRAAGYHATAEDPGPGPLPPPPSQEPPPDFDALAERLRRRPHVPPRSPARTRPAGPRAATRSSPRRTPLERWLRIVTRQCPDLDSDEMRQLAEAIAEDERVRIAYVDQNGVETDRVIAPPYEPVRINRKRLLKAVCELRSAQTGRREERNFHFSRIQSVRTVDD; this comes from the coding sequence GTGACGGGAACGCCGTTGCGGGACCGGCTGGCCGCGCTCGAACAGCATGCGCTGGCGGAGGTGCTGGCGGCCCGGGCCGATGTCTGTGGGCCGACCGAGCCCGGCGGGTGGAATGATCTCGCCCACCGGCTCGAGCAGCGGCCGTCGGTGGAACGGGCACTCGGAAGGTTGACGCGGCCCTCCCTCCAGGTGGCGAAGATCGCCGCGCAGCTCGGGCGGAACGCGACCAGGGAGTCGATCACGACCGTGCTGGGCGGGCCCGGCGCCGCCGTGGACGAGGCGTTGACGGCGTTGGAGCGGCATGCGCTCGTGTGGCCCGGTCACGGCGGGGTGCTGGACGTCGCCGGACCACTTCGCGAGCGATGGCCCACCCCGTCCGAGGTTCTGTGGAGCGCGCCGTTCGACCCGTTCCCGCCCCGGCTCCCGACCGTTCCGGTCGATCGGGAACGGGTGGAGGCGACGGCCGCGGCGCGGCTGGGAGAGTTCGTCGGGCATGCGGCGAAGACGCTCATCGAGTGCGCGAGGCTGCCGTTGCACGTCTTCAAGACGGCGGGGCTTCAGCCTCGGGCGCTCCGGCGGGTCAGGGATGCCGCGGGTTGCGACGAGGCGTCCGCGCGGCTCGTGTTGGCCTGTGCGAAGCGCGCCGGGCTGTTCGTCGTCGATGGGGAACGGCTCGGCCTGTCGCCGGGCGGTGACGCCTTCACGCATCTGCCGCCGGGTGAACAGGCCGCCCGGCTGCTGTCGGCGTGGTGGCTGCTGGAGTCCGCGCCGACGCGTACGCGTTCCGACGACGGCGGGCGGCTCCATCCGCTGAGCGCCAAGGCCGCCTGTGACGGCTGCGCCGAGGTGCGGCACGAGCTCATCTCGGTCCTGCGGGAGGTGCCGGAGGGTCAGGGCGTGCACGCGCCCAAGGATCTGGCCGGGGCGCTCGGCTGGCGACGGCCGCTCGCCTGTGACCATCGACCGCACGGCCCGCTGACGAGGGAGGCCGTGCTGCTCGGGCTGGTCGCGCACGGGGCGCTGTCCTCGTTCGGCGCGTTCCTGGCCGCCGGAGACCATGCCGGTCTGGTACGCAGAGCCTCCCAACTGCTCCCGGCGTTCTCCGAGCACGCCACGATCGGCCCGGGCTTCATGGTGACCGTCCGGGGGACGCCGTCGAGGCGGCTGGCGAAGGAGCTCGACGCGGTCGCCGACGGTTTCGTGGGGCCGGTCTGGCGGATCGGCGACGACAGTCTCCGCAGGGCCCTGGAGTCGGGCCTGGGCGCCGCCGACATCGAGGCGCGCCTCGCCGCCAACAGCGCCGAGCCGCTCCCGCCGTCGCTGCGGAGCAAGATCGCGAAGGTGGCGGGCGGCCACGTTCCACCGCCCCGACTGCGCGAGGTGCCGGCCACCTGCGTCTTCCACGGCACCGACCACGAACTGCTCGCGCGCGCCGCCCGACACCCGGCCCTCCAGGGCCTCGGAGTGCGGCTGCTCTCCCCCGGGGTCCTCATCGCCACGGGCCCGCGCGAGAGCGTCCTGGCGGCCCTGCGCGCCGCCGGGTACCACGCGACGGCCGAAGATCCCGGTCCCGGGCCGCTCCCCCCTCCGCCCTCGCAGGAGCCGCCGCCCGACTTCGACGCCCTCGCGGAACGGCTGCGGAGGAGACCGCACGTCCCGCCCCGTTCACCGGCTCGGACCCGGCCGGCCGGCCCCCGTGCCGCGACGCGTTCGTCCCCTCGGCGGACGCCCCTGGAACGGTGGCTGCGCATCGTCACCCGACAGTGCCCCGACCTGGACTCCGACGAGATGCGGCAGCTCGCCGAGGCCATCGCGGAGGACGAGCGCGTCCGGATCGCCTACGTCGACCAGAACGGCGTGGAGACCGATCGCGTCATCGCCCCTCCCTACGAGCCGGTGCGGATCAACAGGAAAAGGCTCCTCAAGGCGGTCTGCGAGCTGCGCAGCGCGCAGACCGGACGGCGGGAGGAACGGAACTTCCACTTCTCCCGCATCCAGTCGGTCAGAACGGTGGACGACTGA
- a CDS encoding dihydrofolate reductase family protein, translated as MTRELVYTGFMSLDGVLDSPGGGSEGHRSGGWVAQTDFVPESFSLKGEELADTTALMFGRRSYDAFAPIWPGSEDHAAYKGLPKYVVSTTLSDDDLVQDWGPITILRSVEDVAALKREEGGSIFIHGSAELARHLGDADLIDRYNLLVFPVLLGAGKGLFSRRDVDKRNLRLRDSATYSNGVAKLVYDVVR; from the coding sequence ATGACGCGTGAGCTGGTCTACACGGGGTTCATGTCGCTTGACGGTGTGCTGGACTCGCCGGGCGGCGGGTCCGAGGGCCACCGCAGCGGCGGCTGGGTGGCGCAGACCGATTTCGTGCCGGAGTCCTTCTCGCTCAAGGGCGAGGAGTTGGCGGACACGACGGCCCTGATGTTCGGTCGTCGCAGTTACGACGCCTTCGCGCCGATCTGGCCGGGATCTGAGGACCATGCGGCATACAAGGGCCTTCCGAAGTACGTGGTGTCCACGACGCTCAGCGACGACGACCTGGTCCAGGACTGGGGTCCGATCACCATCCTGCGTTCGGTCGAGGACGTCGCGGCGCTCAAGCGGGAGGAGGGCGGGTCGATCTTCATTCACGGGAGCGCGGAGCTGGCCCGGCACCTGGGCGACGCGGACCTGATCGACAGGTACAACCTGCTGGTCTTCCCCGTCCTGCTGGGAGCCGGGAAGGGCCTGTTCAGCCGCCGGGACGTGGACAAGAGGAACCTGAGGCTTCGGGACTCGGCCACCTACTCCAACGGCGTCGCCAAGCTCGTCTACGACGTGGTGCGATAA
- a CDS encoding MmcQ/YjbR family DNA-binding protein translates to MAVIEDVRALGTGLERSYQVYVRGRLKFRVGQIVYVAFSLDESVMGFAFPKEERAALVASEPHKFQMPSASEMRFNWVHAELAALDPAEARELVVDAWRMVVPDKLSRAYDLTHPNGPG, encoded by the coding sequence ATGGCGGTGATCGAGGACGTTCGGGCGCTGGGCACCGGGTTGGAGCGCTCTTACCAGGTGTATGTACGCGGCAGGTTGAAGTTCCGCGTCGGGCAGATCGTCTACGTGGCGTTCTCCCTCGACGAGAGCGTGATGGGTTTCGCGTTCCCCAAGGAGGAGCGGGCGGCCCTCGTCGCGAGCGAGCCGCACAAGTTCCAGATGCCATCGGCGTCGGAAATGCGCTTCAACTGGGTCCACGCCGAACTGGCGGCACTGGACCCGGCCGAGGCCCGCGAACTGGTCGTCGACGCTTGGCGCATGGTCGTCCCCGACAAACTGTCCCGCGCTTACGACCTCACCCATCCCAACGGCCCGGGCTGA
- a CDS encoding ATP-binding protein — translation MFFGRSEEISRIDGLVAGARAGSGGALIVRGDAGIGKTALLGHAAESAAGLRVLHGVGIESEIEVPFAGLHLLLHPYLDRIAALPGRQADALRTAFGLTGAGASERFLIGAATLSLLSELAGDRPLVCLIDDAQWFDPASADALVFAARRLRLEPVAVLFAVRDGAGRFPAPGIPTLSLPALDRADAISLLDRHGRDLAGPTRARILAEAQGNPLAIIEFTAALTDRRGRAGFARALPVEPLPVAGRVQGAFRARIADLPEPTQRLLLLAAADDTADLGVVLRAAERLGLSAADMEPAEQAHLIDLTAGTVTFRHPLIRTAAYRGAPHAQLVSAHRALADTLTGERYADRRAWHLAAATTVPDEAVAVELEAAARRAAQRGGPAAVATALERAAHLGTDRVLRGRRLVGAARAAYDAGWLDRAAELSAGGAELTTDESTLAEAAWIRAQVAYERESPAAAATLMLDGVMPILRSHPEQAVSILTDAIGCAKDAGAHDLIRLAAQRSATVPLKPGSALGPVAEGVIGLGDLIDGATAGAVTGMRALVGAARRGEVTGLVERVLAGYLALIVADDEDATDVLEALAADTRRRGSLGWLPYAQEPLAIAQLLRGRFRDAEATLAEALSLSTELGQETQTTILNAIAAWLAAVVGDETRAGDAAEKVLRDETRHPTNAALAAWALGLLDLARGRFDAAAGRLETVCAGPARRDFLIRAVPDQVEAAVRSGRTSPHLPALEHWAEHTARPHAAALVHRCRALQATGDDAEEHYHAALRLHHEAGRPYDHARTALLYGEWLRRRRRRTEAHTRLTDALNAFEQMGAAAWAARADTELNALGDRPAARPHERDPVARLTPQELQVVRLAAAGLSNRDIATQLFLSPRTVGHHLYRAYPKLGIGKRTDLGRFSFSDHRPGRRTEGG, via the coding sequence GTGTTCTTTGGGCGTTCGGAGGAGATCTCCCGGATCGACGGGCTGGTGGCCGGCGCTCGTGCCGGGTCCGGTGGTGCGCTGATCGTTCGAGGCGACGCGGGGATCGGCAAGACCGCGCTCCTCGGGCACGCCGCCGAGTCGGCCGCCGGCCTGCGGGTGCTGCACGGCGTGGGCATCGAGTCCGAGATCGAGGTGCCGTTCGCCGGGCTGCACCTGCTGCTCCATCCTTACCTGGACCGCATCGCGGCGCTGCCGGGACGGCAGGCCGACGCTCTGCGCACGGCGTTCGGCCTGACCGGTGCGGGGGCGAGCGAGCGGTTCCTGATCGGGGCGGCGACGCTGTCGCTGCTGTCCGAACTGGCCGGGGACCGACCGCTGGTGTGCCTGATCGACGACGCCCAATGGTTCGACCCGGCGTCGGCGGACGCGCTGGTGTTCGCCGCCCGGCGGCTGCGGCTGGAGCCGGTGGCCGTCCTGTTCGCGGTCCGCGACGGGGCCGGGCGCTTCCCCGCCCCCGGCATCCCGACGCTCTCGCTGCCCGCCCTCGACCGCGCCGATGCCATCTCCCTGCTCGACCGGCATGGGCGGGACCTCGCCGGGCCGACCCGCGCGCGGATCCTGGCCGAGGCGCAGGGCAACCCGCTGGCCATCATCGAGTTCACCGCCGCGCTCACCGACCGGCGCGGGCGCGCCGGCTTCGCCCGGGCCCTGCCCGTCGAGCCGCTGCCGGTGGCCGGGCGGGTCCAGGGCGCCTTCCGGGCCCGCATCGCCGATCTTCCGGAGCCCACGCAGCGCCTGCTGCTGCTGGCGGCGGCGGACGACACGGCGGACCTCGGTGTGGTCCTGCGGGCGGCCGAACGGCTCGGCCTGTCGGCGGCCGACATGGAACCCGCCGAGCAGGCCCACCTGATCGACCTGACCGCCGGAACGGTCACGTTCCGGCACCCGCTCATCCGGACCGCGGCCTACCGCGGCGCGCCCCACGCCCAACTGGTCTCGGCCCACCGGGCGCTGGCCGACACCCTCACCGGAGAGCGGTACGCCGATCGCCGCGCCTGGCACCTGGCCGCGGCCACCACGGTGCCCGACGAGGCGGTCGCGGTCGAGCTCGAGGCCGCCGCGCGCCGCGCCGCGCAGCGCGGCGGGCCGGCGGCCGTGGCGACCGCGTTGGAACGCGCCGCCCATCTGGGCACCGACCGGGTGTTGCGCGGCCGGCGGCTGGTCGGCGCGGCCCGCGCCGCCTACGACGCGGGCTGGCTGGATCGGGCCGCGGAGCTCTCGGCGGGCGGCGCGGAGCTCACCACCGACGAGTCCACCCTCGCCGAGGCCGCCTGGATCCGGGCGCAGGTCGCCTACGAACGGGAATCCCCGGCCGCGGCCGCGACGCTGATGCTGGACGGGGTCATGCCGATCCTGCGATCACATCCCGAGCAGGCCGTGTCCATCCTCACCGACGCGATCGGATGCGCCAAGGACGCCGGTGCGCACGACCTGATCCGCCTCGCCGCGCAGCGGTCGGCGACGGTGCCGCTGAAGCCCGGCTCGGCGCTGGGGCCGGTCGCCGAAGGCGTGATCGGGCTGGGCGACCTCATCGACGGCGCCACCGCCGGCGCCGTCACCGGCATGCGCGCGTTGGTGGGCGCGGCCCGCCGCGGCGAGGTGACCGGCCTGGTGGAACGCGTGCTGGCCGGATACCTGGCGCTGATCGTCGCCGACGACGAGGACGCGACCGACGTGCTGGAGGCGCTGGCCGCCGACACCCGTCGGCGGGGGTCGCTGGGCTGGCTGCCGTACGCGCAGGAGCCGCTGGCGATCGCCCAGCTCCTGCGCGGCCGGTTCCGCGACGCCGAGGCGACCCTCGCCGAGGCCCTGTCGCTGTCGACCGAGCTCGGCCAGGAGACCCAGACCACCATCCTGAACGCCATCGCGGCCTGGCTCGCGGCGGTCGTCGGGGACGAGACCCGGGCCGGGGACGCAGCCGAGAAGGTCCTGCGGGACGAGACCCGGCATCCGACCAACGCCGCCCTCGCCGCCTGGGCACTGGGCCTGCTCGATCTGGCCCGGGGACGGTTCGACGCGGCGGCCGGCCGGCTGGAGACCGTGTGCGCCGGTCCGGCCCGGCGGGACTTCCTCATCCGGGCCGTCCCCGACCAGGTGGAGGCCGCCGTGCGCAGCGGCCGGACCTCGCCCCACCTGCCGGCGCTGGAGCACTGGGCCGAGCACACGGCACGGCCCCACGCCGCCGCGCTGGTCCACCGGTGCCGCGCCCTACAGGCCACCGGCGACGACGCCGAGGAGCACTACCACGCCGCCCTCCGCCTGCACCACGAGGCCGGAAGGCCGTACGACCATGCTCGGACCGCGCTGCTGTACGGCGAATGGCTGCGTCGCCGCCGCCGCCGAACCGAGGCCCACACCCGCCTCACCGACGCCCTGAACGCCTTCGAACAGATGGGCGCCGCGGCCTGGGCCGCTCGGGCCGACACCGAGCTGAACGCCCTCGGCGACCGTCCGGCGGCCCGGCCGCACGAGAGGGACCCGGTCGCCCGGCTCACCCCGCAAGAGCTCCAGGTCGTCCGGCTGGCCGCGGCCGGGCTGAGCAACCGCGACATCGCCACCCAGCTCTTCCTGAGTCCCCGCACCGTCGGGCACCACCTCTACCGCGCCTATCCCAAGCTCGGCATCGGCAAACGGACCGACCTCGGCCGGTTCTCGTTCTCCGACCACCGACCGGGTCGCCGTACGGAGGGCGGGTGA
- a CDS encoding sulfite exporter TauE/SafE family protein: MALGAFLVAVMIGLTGMGGGALMTPMLVTFFGVSPMAAVSSDLVAAAVMKPVGSAVHYRHGTINMKLVAWLCVGSVPAAFCGVLVAKALGSGDGVQHVIEKAMGVALLIAAAGLAVRIYHSMADRAARRAGAPGKAADGDDGPPQIRVRPLPTAVVGAVGGLVVGITSVGSGSLIIVALLALYPAIKANQLVGTDLLQAVPLVISAAIGHLLFGDFRLEVTTALLAGSIPGVYLGSRISSRAPGGLIRNLLAVVLLATALKMFGLGPAAMTWTIVLTVAAASAAAVMVHRRHGASVLSRTPVTQEPEVAERSVA, translated from the coding sequence ATGGCGTTGGGCGCATTTCTGGTGGCCGTGATGATCGGCCTGACCGGGATGGGCGGCGGGGCGTTGATGACGCCGATGCTGGTCACGTTCTTCGGTGTGTCGCCGATGGCGGCCGTGTCCAGCGACCTGGTGGCCGCCGCCGTGATGAAGCCGGTCGGCAGCGCCGTCCACTACCGGCACGGAACGATCAACATGAAGCTGGTCGCGTGGTTGTGCGTGGGGTCGGTGCCCGCCGCCTTCTGCGGGGTCCTGGTCGCCAAGGCCCTCGGTAGCGGGGACGGGGTGCAGCACGTCATCGAGAAGGCGATGGGCGTCGCCTTGCTCATCGCCGCCGCCGGGCTCGCCGTGCGGATCTACCATTCCATGGCCGACCGAGCCGCACGCCGGGCCGGCGCCCCCGGCAAGGCCGCCGACGGCGATGACGGTCCGCCGCAGATCCGGGTCCGGCCCCTCCCGACCGCCGTGGTCGGCGCCGTCGGCGGCCTCGTCGTCGGCATCACCTCGGTGGGCTCCGGCTCGCTGATCATCGTCGCGCTGCTGGCGCTGTACCCCGCGATCAAGGCCAACCAGCTCGTCGGCACGGACCTGCTCCAGGCGGTCCCCCTGGTGATCTCCGCGGCCATCGGCCACCTGCTGTTCGGCGACTTCAGGCTCGAGGTCACCACCGCCCTGCTCGCCGGGTCCATTCCCGGCGTCTACCTCGGCTCGCGCATCTCCTCTCGCGCCCCCGGCGGTCTCATCCGCAACCTGCTCGCGGTGGTGCTGCTGGCCACCGCGCTGAAGATGTTCGGGCTCGGCCCCGCCGCCATGACCTGGACGATCGTGCTCACCGTCGCCGCCGCCTCGGCCGCCGCGGTGATGGTCCACCGCCGCCACGGAGCATCCGTGCTCTCACGGACGCCGGTCACCCAGGAGCCCGAGGTCGCCGAGCGGTCCGTGGCCTGA
- a CDS encoding YidH family protein gives MRRVRWGLRSSGGEGGSEPDARFTFANERTFLAWNRTALALVIAGLAVVQVLPPFQGSPWGRHLLAVPLIALGAVLPGGAYLEWRRNQRALRHGEPLPSSALPRVLVGVITGVGLVSTALVMVPS, from the coding sequence ATGCGACGTGTGAGGTGGGGTCTGCGGTCGAGTGGCGGCGAGGGTGGTTCGGAGCCGGACGCGCGGTTCACGTTCGCCAATGAGCGGACGTTCCTGGCGTGGAACCGGACGGCGTTGGCGCTGGTGATCGCGGGGTTGGCGGTCGTGCAGGTGCTGCCGCCGTTTCAGGGGTCGCCGTGGGGTCGTCATCTGCTGGCGGTCCCGTTGATCGCGTTGGGGGCGGTGCTGCCGGGCGGCGCGTATCTGGAGTGGCGACGCAATCAGCGGGCGTTGCGCCACGGGGAGCCGTTGCCGTCGTCCGCGCTGCCGCGGGTGTTGGTCGGTGTGATCACCGGGGTGGGGCTGGTGTCGACGGCGCTGGTGATGGTGCCCTCATGA
- a CDS encoding DUF202 domain-containing protein: MAAERTELAWTRTAVSMLALGAAMTKVSPVAGVVMLAVGVGAWAGGRVGSPGAGPRRWVVPVLGLAVTVVAMIALATTLVSLGRSGHGPLGDLGLLGDRRP, translated from the coding sequence TTGGCGGCGGAGCGTACCGAGTTGGCGTGGACGCGCACCGCGGTGTCGATGCTCGCGTTGGGGGCCGCCATGACGAAGGTGTCGCCGGTGGCGGGTGTGGTGATGCTGGCCGTCGGGGTGGGCGCCTGGGCGGGGGGCCGTGTCGGGTCGCCCGGTGCGGGGCCTCGCCGATGGGTGGTGCCGGTGCTCGGGCTCGCGGTGACCGTCGTCGCCATGATCGCGTTGGCCACGACGCTGGTGAGCCTCGGGCGTTCAGGCCACGGACCGCTCGGCGACCTCGGGCTCCTGGGTGACCGGCGTCCGTGA
- a CDS encoding TetR/AcrR family transcriptional regulator, producing MPTKASDTPARRRVLDTASALFYAEGVHTVGIDRIIAEAGVAKATFYHHFPAKDQLVRAYLEAEYERQRTAIEGIRAAAANAREALFDIFGALGANGAGPGFRGCPFTNAAAEYPSPAHPVRQTIANYRRWNHGLFHDILTAAGDPTPERTATMLMMLRDGIVVGSDLDDPNTLRPVIKDAVTRILDRAT from the coding sequence ATGCCGACGAAGGCTTCCGACACCCCGGCCCGTCGCCGCGTCCTCGACACCGCGTCCGCTCTCTTCTACGCCGAGGGCGTGCACACGGTCGGCATCGACCGGATCATCGCCGAGGCGGGGGTGGCGAAGGCGACCTTCTACCACCACTTCCCGGCCAAGGACCAACTCGTCCGCGCCTATCTGGAGGCCGAGTACGAGCGCCAGCGAACCGCCATCGAGGGTATCCGGGCGGCCGCGGCCAACGCCCGTGAGGCGCTGTTCGACATCTTCGGGGCTCTGGGCGCCAACGGCGCCGGACCGGGATTCCGCGGCTGCCCGTTCACCAATGCCGCCGCCGAATATCCCAGCCCCGCCCACCCGGTGCGCCAGACCATCGCAAACTACCGTCGCTGGAACCACGGGCTGTTCCACGACATCCTCACCGCCGCCGGCGACCCCACCCCGGAGCGCACGGCCACCATGCTCATGATGCTCCGGGACGGCATCGTCGTGGGCAGCGACCTCGACGACCCGAACACCCTGCGCCCCGTCATCAAGGACGCCGTCACCCGGATCCTCGACCGGGCCACTTGA